A DNA window from Calliphora vicina chromosome 1, idCalVici1.1, whole genome shotgun sequence contains the following coding sequences:
- the LOC135950924 gene encoding uncharacterized protein LOC135950924, with translation MISFILLGALAIPVFAAPQGYEYRRPATVIDSFNPPCTHAAQNIEGVPLALIQSQSEGRIVNHKTNNGANHNLVTAASGYSPQLQANILHNAPPQHFANGGNGQQTSSIQSNGYSFNQATVAANAQNHNYPAPQFAQASAHQNIQQVSNAGSNFANSVLTSGGSEAYTGSLINAAYHYPGPQFSQTGNNLIKPDYSATSAFTHTHNIQQVTNAGSNLANSVLVSGGTESHTGSLVNAASHQSAALNSVTTNTNLDFNVGAINGQLGHVIRETFANAPLDPSIEKHIYVHIPPEDLEENNNEKVVNQHQQLTPPKKHYKIIFIKAPSHPTPNYSQLVAAPQVEEKTLVYVLVKKPDVPSIEQIQQIQQSSYKSSKPEVYFIKYKTRKDEKDSTQYSINSQYPNEIIDTQPTDTHSTKSDNGLIDIRSGGESNSISTSVSYSSSSNGANNFEPKHELYGVPLQ, from the coding sequence ATGATTTCGTTTATTTTACTTGGTGCTCTGGCAATACCAGTGTTTGCTGCACCTCAAGGATATGAATACAGAAGACCGGCGACCGTAATAGATAGTTTCAACCCGCCGTGTACTCATGCAGCGCAAAATATTGAGGGAGTACCATTGGCCTTGATCCAATCACAATCAGAAGGTCGGATTGTCAACCATAAAACAAACAATGGGGCAAATCATAATCTTGTTACAGCTGCCAGCGGCTACAGTCCCCAATTGCAGgctaacattttacataacgcTCCTCCACAACATTTTGCAAATGGTGGAAACGGACAACAAACGTCGTCTATTCAAAGCAATGGATATTCGTTCAATCAAGCAACTGTAGCAGCAAATGCTCAAAATCATAATTACCCAGCACCACAATTTGCCCAAGCATCCGCACACCAGAATATACAACAAGTATCTAATGCCGGATCTAATTTTGCAAACTCGGTACTGACATCTGGTGGTAGCGAAGCGTATACTGGATCCTTGATAAATGCAGCATATCATTATCCAGGACCACAATTTTCGCAAACtggtaataatttaattaaacccGACTATTCGGCGACATCAGcattcacacacacacataataTACAACAAGTAACTAATGCAGGATCGAATTTGGCTAACTCGGTATTGGTTTCTGGTGGTACTGAATCACATACTGGTTCCTTGGTTAATGCAGCATCCCATCAGTCAGCAGCTCTCAACAGTGTCACAACGAATACCAACCTAGACTTTAATGTTGGAGCCATAAACGGTCAATTAGGACATGTAATACGTGAGACATTTGCAAATGCCCCATTAGATCCCTCAATTGAAAAAcacatttatgtacatattcCTCCAGAAGATCTTGAAGAGAACAACAATGAGAAAGTCGTAAATCAGCATCAACAATTAACCCCACctaaaaaacattataaaataattttcattaaggCTCCATCGCATCCGACACCCAACTACAGCCAATTAGTAGCTGCTCCTCAAGTAGAGGAAAAAACATTGGTTTATGTTTTAGTGAAAAAGCCCGACGTTCCTTCAATAGAACAAATCCAACAAATTCAACAGTCTTCATACAAGTCTAGCAAGCCTGAAGTATACTTCATCAAATACAAAACTCGCAAAGATGAAAAAGATTCCACTCAGTATTCAATTAATTCACAATATCCAAACGAAATAATTGACACACAACCAACAGACACACATTCCACTAAAAGTGATAATGGACTCATTGATATTAGGTCTGGAGGAGAAAGTAACTCAATAAGTACGTCTGTATCATATAGTTCATCGTCAAATGGAGCCAACAATTTTGAACCGAAGCATGAACTTTACGGAGTACCATTGCAATag
- the LOC135950933 gene encoding uncharacterized protein LOC135950933 has product MPSLKSMAASFMRYIQLDLASFEDNYKKTVDEYLTLAAIQYQKRELEEIWDKISTRYEWVRESELMDDPEKAATINIDELTREYAKAKSLFRSRIISIDAALAEATRLETLKNSPPTPSTPVTHSATSSLFSVPPCDMQDFHGDYKSWTSFRDMFKAIYGNNSRLSGVEKLFYLKQKTRGEAKEIVDIAPLTNDGFVIAWTQLTSQYENKRMQINAQLKTLFNLPYVNVQCGVAIRKLQRKINSCISNLNTLDIDTDNWDPIFVYLCSSKLPKETLEDFEKTLRDSSNIPCWTEMDIFLTNTYKGLESVNDIKNPNTYPRNKQNSDSKNQNERKGNTFVNNVTQEPKKDTHAKRKPQPEQNPSNSTRTQNTSKPNGSVCKLCKANHTLRDCPSFISMGVAERINFVKQNGCCYNCLAISHGIKECHSTFTCRHCGGRHNSLLHRPSSNSNTHTNSNPTDEQPSTSTRNVSQSFSTLTKQTDSVLDDRKKLLGTAVLNILVHGSLFPARALIDPASDFSFISDQFRRKLHIPTQPIIAEISGLNEVVSARSNKMCEVTLRSNTQKDFSIEIQAIVMKTLTRTLPTQSINPNLIKELENIQLADPKFYESRPIDFIIGSDFYPQILKSGVKKNYLNTLVAQDTEFGWILTGPVEETCRTQKIVSYFSAVTLNKCLTRFWEIEEIPQKPIKSVEETVCENIFTKTTLHLPNGRYQVDLPFRTPQLELGNSRHVAMAQYLRNEKNLMKNPTLKSEYDNTLQEYVDLGHMKAVNFNPNSSSTTYYYLPHHAVVKSDRVTTKVRVVFNASSKTSNGNSLNDALFIGPTLQQDLSIVILKWRFYKIVFNADITKMYRQILLNTTHTPFQRILFRKSVNEPIKDYELQTVTFGVNCAPYLAIRTLLELAKEVETTHPIASHIL; this is encoded by the coding sequence atgcccTCCTTAAAATCAATGGCCGCAAGTTTCATGCGCTATATCCAATTGGATTTAGCTTCCTTTGAAGACAATTACAAGAAGACCGTCGATGAATATCTCACCCTAGCCGCTATCCAGTACCAGAAACGAGAACTGGAGGAAATATGGGATAAGATTTCCACCAGATATGAATGGGTTCGAGAATCTGAACTAATGGATGACCCCGAGAAAGCTGCTACCATCAACATAGATGAACTCACCCGAGAATACGCCAAAGCCAAATCTCTGTTCAGATCTCGAATTATTTCGATTGATGCAGCACTGGCAGAAGCAACCCGACTTGAAACCTTGAAAAATTCCCCACCTACCCCTTCTACCCCTGTAACCCACTCAGCAACTAGCTCATTATTTAGCGTACCCCCATGTGACATGCAAGATTTTCATGGCGATTACAAATCTTGGACATCTTTCCGAGATATGTTCAAAGCCATTTATGGCAATAACTCTCGTCTTAGTGGggtagaaaaattgttttacttaaaacaaaaaacgcgCGGGGAGGCCAAAGAAATAGTTGACATTGCGCCATTGACAAACGATGGCTTTGTTATCGCTTGGACACAGCTAACTTCTCAATATGAGAATAAACGCATGCAAATTAATGCACAATTGAAAACTTTATTCAATCTACCATATGTCAATGTCCAATGTGGTGTAGCTATTCGTAAATTACagagaaaaataaatagttgtATTTCGAATCTAAATACACTAGATATTGATACAGATAATTGGGATCCAATTTTCGTATATCTCTGTTCGTCTAAACTGCCCAAAGAAACACTCGAAGATTTTGAGAAAACTCTAAGAGACAGTTCCAATATACCCTGTTGGACTGAAATGGACATATTTTTGACAAACACATATAAAGGACTTGAATCTGTTAATGATATCAAGAATCCAAACACATACccaagaaataaacaaaattctgaCAGTAAGAACCAAAATGAGCGAAAAGGCAATACATTTGTAAATAATGTTACCCAAGAACCCAAAAAAGATACCCATGCCAAGAGAAAGCCTCAACCCGAACAAAATCCTTCAAACTCCACCCGAACCCAAAACACTAGTAAGCCCAATGGCTCTGTATGTAAGCTTTGTAAAGCAAATCATACTTTGAGAGATTGCCCCTCCTTTATCTCAATGGGAGTAGCCGAaaggattaattttgttaaacaaaatggcTGTTGCTATAATTGTCTGGCGATTTCTCACGGCATTAAAGAATGTCACAGTACCTTTACTTGTAGACATTGTGGCGGAAGACACAACTCTCTTCTTCACAGACCCTCGTCGAATTCTAACACACATACGAACTCTAACCCAACAGATGAACAACCATCAACATCAACACGGAATGTGTCACAGTCGTTTTCAACTCTGACCAAACAAACTGATAGTGTATTAGATGACCGAAAAAAGCTTTTAGGAACAGCTGTTTTAAATATCCTAGTTCATGGTTCTCTATTCCCAGCGCGAGCTCTAATAGACCCAGCGTCagatttttcgtttatttctgATCAATTTAGACGAAAATTACACATACCCACACAACCCATAATAGCTGAAATATCTGGTTTGAACGAAGTTGTATCAGCTcgttcaaataaaatgtgtgaAGTTACTCTGAGGTCCAATACCCAAAAAGATTTTAGTATAGAAATCCAAGCGATAGTGATGAAAACGCTAACTCGAACATTACCCACCCAAAGCATAAACCCTAATTTAATCAAAgaattagaaaatattcagtTAGCAGATCCAAAGTTCTACGAAAGTAGACCTATCGACTTCATTATAGGAAGTGATTTCTACCCGCAGATTTTAAAATCTGGCGTTAAGAAAAACTATCTTAACACACTGGTTGCTCAAGATACCGAATTTGGTTGGATCTTGACAGGACCCGTCGAAGAGACTTGCAGAACCCAGAAAATTGTTTCATATTTTAGCGCAGTAACCCTTAATAAATGCTTAACGagattttgggaaattgaagaAATCCCGCAAAAACCCATAAAGTCAGTTGAAGAAActgtatgtgaaaatattttcacgAAAACTACCCTACACTTACCCAATGGTCGTTATCAAGTAGATCTTCCGTTTCGAACACCGCAGCTAGAGTTAGGAAACTCACGCCATGTGGCAATGGCACAATACTTAAGAAACGAGAAGAATTTGATGAAGAATCCTACTTTAAAGTCTGAGTACGATAACACTCTGCAAGAATATGTTGACTTAGGTCACATGAAAGCAGTTAATTTTAACCCAAACAGTTCTTCCACGACTTATTATTATCTACCCCATCATGCTGTTGTCAAATCCGATCGTGTTACGACAAAAGTTCGAGTAGTTTTTAATGCTTCTAGCAAAACTTCGAACGGCAACAGCTTAAATGATGCTCTATTTATTGGTCCCACATTACAACAGGATTTATCTATTGTAATATTAAAATGGCGCTTTTATAAGATCGTTTTTAATGCCGATATTACAAAAATGTACAGGCAGATCTTATTGAACACTACCCACACCCCGTTTCAGCGAATATTATT